The genomic segment CCTAAAACATCAAAAACGAACGCATTAATAGCTGTTGAGAATAATTTTAAATCTTCTGCAGAAATGGTTTCTTTTCCTTCTTTTAGCAAATTAATATAGCGAACGCCTTCGAATAATTGTGCAATTAAAATAGGTGTATTAAAATCATCGTTCATTGCATCATAACAAGCTTGTTTCCATCCTGCAAAATCAATAGAACTTGAAGAACCTGCTGTAATTGCTGGTAATGCTTCAAGGGCTTCCATTAATCTTTTGTAGCCTTTTTCGGCGGCTGTAATGGCATCATCTGAAAAATCTAAAATACTTCTGTAGTGTGCCTGAAGCATAAAAAACCTAGTTACAGAGGCAGAAAAGGCTTTACTTAAGATTGTATTGTCTCCGCTTAAAATTTCTCCCGGTAAAATATTATTTCCGGTAGATTTTGCCATTTTCTTTCCGTTTAAGGTAAGCATATTGGCGTGCATCCAGTAATTTACCGGAGATTGCCCAGTGCATGCTTCGTTTTGAGCAATTTCGCATTCGTGGTGAGGGAATTTTAAATCCATCCCACCTCCGTGAATATCAAAATGATTTCCTAGGTACTTAGTACTCATTGCAGTACATTCTAAGTGCCATCCCGGGAAACCATCGCTCCAAGGAGACGGCCATCTCATAATATGTTCTGGCTCAGCTCTTTTCCAAAGCGCAAAATCCTGCGGATTTCTTTTATCAGATTGTCCGTCAAGGTCACGGGTATTCGCAAGCATGTCTTCGATATTTCGCCCGCTTAAAACACCGTAATTGTTAGTTTCGTTATATTTTACAACATCAAAATAAACCGATCCGTTGGCAACGTAACCAATTCCGGTATCGATAATTTTTTTGATGATTTCGATTTGTTCTATAATATGCCCGGTTGCTGTTGGCTCTATACTTGGAGGTAAAAAGTTGAATGCTTTTAGAATATCGTGAAAATCAACAGTATAGCGCTGTACAACTTCCATAGGTTCTAATTGCTCTAAACGTGCTTTTTTAGCAATTTTATCTTCACCTTCATCAACATCATCTACAATATGTCCAACATCGGTAATATTACGCACATAGCGAACTTTGTAATCAAGATGTAAAAAGTATCTGAAAATTACGTCAAAAGACATAAAAGTCCTTACGTTTCCTAAATGCACATTACTATAAACCGTTGGTCCGCAAACATACATTCCAACATTTCCTTCATGGATTGGTTTGAAATTTTCTTTTTCACCCGAAAGTGAGTTGTATATTTTTAGGGGTTGACTGCTGTATAGTGGCATATTTATTTTTCTGTTTAACCGTTTAATTGTTGATTTGTTTAATCGTGTAAACGTATTATTGTTTTTTAATTATCTGCGTTTTATTCTTTGGAAAGATAATATTTTTTTAAACTATTTATCTGATTACAGATTTTTTCGATTTTTTCACGAGATTCTACATATTCTGCTTCGGATACATAATTTAAATCTCTTGAAATAATTAAGTGATTCAAAGTTTCCATCGCTGATGAATACGAGATCGTTAAAAAATGAGCTTTATCCTTATTTGTATTTCTAGAAGTTCCTTCTGCAATATTAGTCGCAATTGATGATGAGCTCCTTTTTATTTGGGAAGTTATTCCGAATAATTCATTTGATGGAAATTTACTAGTTAATTTATAAATATCCAAAATAAACATTCTTGCATTCTGCCAAACTTCAAGTTTCTCAAATGAAAAAACGTACATATTTTTGAGTTAAATCGTTTAACCGTTTATTTGTTTAACTGTTTTCGATTAAACGATTAAACAAATAAACGATTAACCCAATATTTAAAAGTGTGTATCTAGTTTAATATAATCAAGAAACTCTCTTTTTGTTTGAGGTTCTTTGAATTTTCCTCCGAATTCAGAAGTTACTGTACTGCTTTCAATATCCTTGATACCTCTTGAGTTAACACAAAGGTGTTTTGCATCGATAACGCAGGCAACATCTTCTGTACCTAAAGCTTTTTGAAGTTCCTGAACAATCTGCATAGTTAAACGCTCCTGAACCTGAGGTCTTTTAGCATAATATTCAACAATACGGTTCATTTTTGACAAACCAATAACTCTTCCGCTTGAAATATAAGCAACGTGAGCGCGACCAATAATTGGCAGTAAGTGATGTTCGCAGGTAGAATAAACGGTAATGTTTTTCTCAACTAACATTTCACCGTATTTGTAATTATTATCAAAAGTAGAAGCTTTTGGCTGTTTTGCAGGGTTTAAACCACCAAAAATTTCTTTTACAAACATTTTAGCTACTCGGTTTGGAGTTCCTTTAATGCTGTCATCTGTCAAATCCATTCCTAAAGTTTGCAGAATGTTTTCAACATCTTTTTTAATTTTTTCTATTTTTTCTTCATCAGTGATATCAAAAGCATCCGCTCTTAGAGGGTTTTTTGCATTACTGCTGAAATGACTGTCACCTATTTCGTCTAAAAAAT from the Flavobacterium sp. genome contains:
- the cysS gene encoding cysteine--tRNA ligase — translated: MPLYSSQPLKIYNSLSGEKENFKPIHEGNVGMYVCGPTVYSNVHLGNVRTFMSFDVIFRYFLHLDYKVRYVRNITDVGHIVDDVDEGEDKIAKKARLEQLEPMEVVQRYTVDFHDILKAFNFLPPSIEPTATGHIIEQIEIIKKIIDTGIGYVANGSVYFDVVKYNETNNYGVLSGRNIEDMLANTRDLDGQSDKRNPQDFALWKRAEPEHIMRWPSPWSDGFPGWHLECTAMSTKYLGNHFDIHGGGMDLKFPHHECEIAQNEACTGQSPVNYWMHANMLTLNGKKMAKSTGNNILPGEILSGDNTILSKAFSASVTRFFMLQAHYRSILDFSDDAITAAEKGYKRLMEALEALPAITAGSSSSIDFAGWKQACYDAMNDDFNTPILIAQLFEGVRYINLLKEGKETISAEDLKLFSTAINAFVFDVLGLSDEKGTDSNNDKLEGVVNMLIGMRNQARADKNFALSDQIRDQLIALGIQLKDGKEGTSFSI
- a CDS encoding four helix bundle protein, producing MYVFSFEKLEVWQNARMFILDIYKLTSKFPSNELFGITSQIKRSSSSIATNIAEGTSRNTNKDKAHFLTISYSSAMETLNHLIISRDLNYVSEAEYVESREKIEKICNQINSLKKYYLSKE
- the folE gene encoding GTP cyclohydrolase I FolE; the encoded protein is MINNEDFLDEIGDSHFSSNAKNPLRADAFDITDEEKIEKIKKDVENILQTLGMDLTDDSIKGTPNRVAKMFVKEIFGGLNPAKQPKASTFDNNYKYGEMLVEKNITVYSTCEHHLLPIIGRAHVAYISSGRVIGLSKMNRIVEYYAKRPQVQERLTMQIVQELQKALGTEDVACVIDAKHLCVNSRGIKDIESSTVTSEFGGKFKEPQTKREFLDYIKLDTHF